ATCTTATATAAGAATTTGAAACTAACTAGGAGATATTCTAGAAGCAGTATTACAAAGCTAAACTGAGCTTAGTCATCTAGAGTACTGTATATCTCTAATATTCCCTTGCAGAAGCTGAGCTTGGCTTGAGTAATTGTTGCTTGTCAAAGACCCTGAGTTTGTCACGAAGGGAGCAAAATTTGGCAGCAGATAGGGGCTTAGTAAGCACATCAGCCCACTGGTCTTGTGCAGGAACATGAGAGACCACAAGGTTTCTGCTAAGAACCTTCTCTCTAACAAAAAAGATATCTAGCTCCATGTGCTTGGTCCTGTGATGTAAGGTTGGATTATGAGCCAAGGAAACTGTACTCAGATTATCACATAGAATCTTAGGAGTATGAAACTGACATCCTAATTCAGTAAGTAGGGATTGTAGCCATAATATTTCTGATGATAGATTAGCAAGACTTCTGTATTCAGCTTCAGCACTAGACCTTGCCACTAGTGTTTGCTTCTTGGACCACCAAGAAACTAGATTAGGACCAACAAAGATGCAAGCACCTGATGTAGACCTTCTATCATCAGGATCAGATGCccagtcagcatcacagaagcCAATGAGAGTCAATGGCTTATCAACTGGTGCTGCTTGTATTAAAAGGCCATAATGCAGGGTACCACTAAGATACCTAAGAATTCTCTTAACTGCCTTCCAATGTTCTTCAAGAGGATTAGATAAAAATTGGCATACTTTGTTGACAGAATATGCTATTTTAGGTCTAGTGAGAGTTGCATACTGCAATGCACCAACAATAGAACGAAATAGAGTAGGATCTTCAACAGGAACAGACCCCACTTTGGAAAGCTTGAGACTTGAAACCATAGGAGTTGGCATACCATGTGCAGTATCCATATTTGCCTTGGCCAGAAGATCTCTAATGTACTTAGCTTGTGACAATAAAAGAGCACCATTGGCTAAATGAAACACTTCAATCCCTAAAAAATAGTCCAAGGCACCAAGTTGCTTAAGAGCAAATTCTGCATTTAGCTTGGAAATAAGTTGTTGAATATGATGTAGAGAGCTGCCTGTGATGATAATGTCATCAACGTACACTAAGACAATTAAATGCAAGGTACCAGTTTTTATCATGAATAGACTTGGGTCACACTTACTTGCCTTAAATCCATAACCAATGAGAGCAGCCTTCAGCCTATCAAACCAGGCCCTTGGTGCCTGTTTGAGACCATATAAAGCTTTATTAAGCTTGCAGACCAGAGTCTTATCTGAGACCTCAAAGCCATGTGGTTGTTGCATATAAACCTCCTCTTCTAGAATCCCATTCAAAAAAGCATTATTCACATCTATTTGCTGTATAGGCCATTTGTTTGACACAGCCATAGTTAAAACAGTTCTTACAGTAACTGGCTTCACTACTGGAGAGAAAGTTTCAGTGAAGTCAGAACCAGCTTGTTGATGGAATCCTTTAGCTACAAGCCTGGCCTTGTACTTGTGAATAGTTCCATCTGGATTCTCTTTAACTCTAAAGACCCATTTACACCCTATAGGCTGTTTATGAGCAGGAGGAGCAACCAAGGTCCATGTGTTATTTCTAAGAAGAGCATCGTACTCTTCCTTCATAGCAGTAACCCAATGAGAGGACTGGAGTGCCTGCTTAACACTGTTTGGTTCAATGTGAGTTACAAGGATAGTGGGattatttttggttttggaCCTTGTGAGCATGTGGTGAGGGACATGAGGCTTCTTGGTAGGCAAGGGTGGAGGTGATGGTGAGGGTGAGACATGAATAGACTCATCTGCTGGAGAGGGAGAAAATATATGTTGAGAAGCATTAGATGTTTGTATGGGAGGAGAGCTAGTGGCAGAGTTAAaggatgatgatgttgatggtgGGGTGGGAGGTGAAGAAGGTCTAGGAGTATGGTAAACAGTGGTGAGAGGTGCAGGACATAAAATTGGAGACTGACTAGGTATATTTTGAGTGGGAGTGGGTATATCTTGGTGTTGGGTAGGTGAATTTATAGATTGGGTGGGAAGATGGAGAGGGACATGTGAGGGAGAGTTGTAAACAGTAGGTGTGGGATTAGGATTGTTGGATTTGGTGTTGGAGAAAAGGGAAGAATATGGAAACCTTTGTTCATTGAACAACACATCTTTGGATATATATACACGACCCTCAGGACTTAGGCACTTATAACCTTTATAGGTAGAGGAATAGCCGAGAAAAACACACTCTTGAGACCTATAAGCTAATTTTGTAGTATGATAAGGTCTAAGGAAGGGAAAGCATGCACAACCAAAGATTTTGAGAGCTTTATAGTCAGGTTGTTTATTTAAAAGGACATAATAAGGTGACTTATTGTCCAGCACGGGGGTAGGAATTCTGTTTATAAGAAAAGCTGCTGTAACAAAGGCATGATCCCAATATTTCATTGGTAAGTTGGCTTGAGATAACAAGGTGAGGCCAGTTTCAACTAAATGTCTATGTTTTCTTTCAACTAGGCCATTTTGGTGATGAGTGTGAGGGCAGGTTAGTCTATGAACAACACCAAGTTCAGTGAGGTATTTGGTAAGAGGCCTAaattcaccaccaccatcagtTTGGACAGTTTTAATCTTGCAATTAAATTGCAGTTCAACCATAGATTTGAAGTGAATAAATTTGCTCATGGTTTCAGATTTTAGTTTTAAAGGATACACCCAAACAAATCTAGAAAATGCATCAACACATGTGAGAAAATAAGTAAAGCCAGTAGAGGACTTGATGGGGGCAGGACCCCATAAATCACAAGTGACAAGTTCAAAGGGTGTGTGATAAACAGTAGTAGAAGAGGGTGCATGCAATCTATGACTCTTTCCTAAGCAACAAGCAGAGCATAGACCATTTGGAGACTTAGATGGAATATTAACATTGCATAGTTTTAAAGCTTCTTTAAGTGCATCATGGTGAGGGTGTCCTAAACGTGCATGCCACAAATCATAAAGAGAGACAGTCATTGGTGCACAACcagaaatattattattatttgatgcaAATTGAGAAACATGAACATAAGGTTGAGAATTAACCATAGAAGCAGACAAACTAGAATGAGGAAAGAAAACAGAATTACACTGTTTAGGAATTTTATTCAAAGCAGAAATTGAGTCTAAGGGTGAGGCAAACTTATAGAGTCCATCAGCTCCAACAATGCCATGTAGCAGAACTTCAGAAGAAGCCTGTGATTTAACAAGACAAAATGTAGGGTGAAATTCAAAGAAAACATTATTGTCTTGAGCAAATTTAGACACACTCATGAGATTTTTAGTTATAGAAGGAACTAAAAGCAGATTATTAAGGGTAAGGGAGGTTTTAGGGTTGGTTTGGGAGGTAAAACACATTGAACCAATAGAGTTAATAGTCAAACCTTGTCCATTTCCCATTAATACTTGATCAGAACCAGGCAAGGATGCTGCATCAGAAAGATTAGAAGCCTCAGGTGTGACATGATGTGAAGCTCCAGAGTCAGGGTACCACCACTGGTTGTTAAAACCTGCATTTCCACCAGTAAGTAGAGCTTGAGGCATAATAGGACGTTGAGGTCTGGGTTGATATCCATAGCCATAAGGATTTGAGAAAGAGGCTTGGTACTGTGGAGGTTGAAACTGTGGAGGTCTATAGCCATAGCTTGGCATGGTTCCAGTGTGCCTGTAGTGACAGATAGAAGCATCATGATTGTTCCTGTGACAAATCTGACAAGTGACACCACTGTTGTTTCTGCCTCCACGGCCACCACGGCCAGAGCGTCCACCACCTCTACCATATCTACCACCACGATGAAATTCATCTCCTCCTTGAGATCCATTAGCAGTAATATGACTGGAACCAGAGGGAAAAGAAGGATTAGGAGGCTGTGAAGTCTCACCAATGGAATTTTGAGACGAAACTGGTAGAGATGGAGTTTGAGTAAGATTGACAGTTGCAGCATCAGTGAGACTCTGTTTCTTGTTCTTCTCAAGCCTGGTTTCATGTGCGAGCAAGAACGACTCAACCTCATCAATGGAAACAGAAATTGACTTACTCGAAATCGCAGCAACAACTGGATCATAATCTTCTGGTAGCGCATCAAGAACTATCTCAATTAGGTTACGAAGAGGAACGGGATCACCAACGGAAATCAGAGATTCATTGATTACGCGAACGCGTTGGATGAAATCAGTGACGGTGCGATCTCCTTTGCTTAGGGTTCGCAATTCCGATCTAAGTTGTCGCGCTTTGGTAGTGAGTAAAGTATGAAAATGACGATGAATTTCGTCCCAAACCTGCCACGAGAACGTGTGATCAACAACCTTCGCAAGAAGCGAATCAGAGATGGTGGAAAGAATCCAGGTACAGATTAACGCATCGTTTTTCTCCCATTCTTGATGAAGCGGATTGATTGTTCCTGCAATACGATCTTCTTCGGTGAGAAATTTCTCTGGTATCACTGGATCGGTGATGTATTTCTGCAAATCACATCCACGAATAACTCCTGAGATTTGTTGTTTCCACTGCTTGAAATTCTTGTCGTCAAGCTTAAGAGAAACGAGATTTGAGATCTTGTTCCCTTTAAAGGGATTTGCTTCCGCCATGGATCGAAGAAAGAAAAAGCTCAAGATACCATATTAGAagtgagagagaagagagagaaattgTGATTCATTGATTATAGCAAAGTTAGTTACAACTGAATGTGATTCTTATCTTATATAAGAATTTGAAACTAACTAGGAGATATTCTAGAAGCAGTATTACAAAGCTAAACTGAGCTTAGTCATCTAGAGTACTGTATATCTCTAATATTAGCATGCACATCTCCATCATTGTGTTCTAGTTTGATAGACTGTCTGTTTTTTTCCTCTCAGGGTCTTACAAAGGAAGATGGGGAGACCTTAGAATGCTGCATAGCTATGACTAAGCGAGGCAAATTCCCTCCTTTAATGGTCGTTTATGACTCATGTCAAGGGTACATACTCATCTTACACCCATTACCATGAAGTaggaaaacaatttttgttAACTAACTAATTTTATGCTTTAACCCATCTTACACTTATTAGTTATTACCACAAAGTCAGAAATGTTAccttaactatttttttattttcctcgATATGTGATGTAGCTATACTGTGGAGGCTGATGGCCTAATCAAAGATATGACATTTATTGCTGAATACACCGGCGATGTGGATTATTTAAAGAAAAGAGAATCTGATGATTGCGACAGTATGATGACGCTGCTTCTTACAGCAGAAGGTGATAACAGTCTTGTTATTTGTGCTGATAAACGCGGAAATATTGCTCGCTTCATCAGTGGCATCAACAATCATACTCCGTAAGTTTGTCTCACTTATTGCATGTTAATTTTGAATTAATGGGATAAAACATGAGGGGGGATGTGAAGGACCATTTTACTTTGATTTGTTGTTTCATGTAGACTGCTCTATTTTTCACTGGTATACCATTCATTTGGACGTTTTTGTTTCCATAATGCTTTCTTGCAGTCCATTTTAGATGTTCTTTGGCTTTGGTGTGCTCTTTAAAGAACTAAAATTTTCTTAAGTTTCTTGTATTTAAAACATGTCCAATCTATATGCAGGGATGGTAGGAAGAAGCAAAACTGCAAATGTTTGAGATACAATGTTGATGGGGAATCCCGGGTCTTTTTGGTTGCTACTCGAGATATTTCCGAGGGGGAGAGGCTATATTATGATTATAATGGTTATGAGAATCAATACCCAACTCATCATTTTGTCTGAGTCCAATTCATAAATATATCTCAACAATCCTATAGAATTGGGACCTAATTTTAGACCATTAGGAAAGGGTTTTCATGATTCtcctggaaaaaaaaataaattatagttcTTGTAGATTGAACAAAAAATGTCTTAAATTGTTACCGTGGGCAATTCATTGTAACTTATGCTGAAGATCAGGCCTAATTATGTGGCTTAGAGATGAATAGAGAGGGGGAAAccttcatttttgtttttcatctcaAAATATGAGCTGAGATATACATGTTTTTACTTTACTACAGTTTCAaggattgaaaatgaaaacattCTCAGATTTTACTTTAAAGGTATTACATTCAATCgttattttcttttgcttaTCGTTTATTATTTCCTATAAATACTGGTTTTGAATGTAATATTGGTCAATCTTCTTTTGAATGCGAACATAATCCTCGAGAGATGAGAGATATGATTATGAttcatttttagatttattttccCGTGCtttgtcaaatttatttatttattttccttgcATTCAAAAGATGGTTCGGCTATGCTTTTAAGCTCGTATTAGAAGTTCAGTTGTAAGCATACTGAGATTAATTTCTTTGTGGTTAAGTTTATATGGTGCATGAAGATACCCTACAGTGAACTCTAAAATAAGACAATTTCGAATATAAGATTTTGATGTGTATTCTGTACTTGACTTCCTATATTATACATCAGTCACACATAATAGTTTATTTATGATCACAATTTTGAATGTAAGATTTTGATGTTAGCTATAGCTTTCAATTTGATGAACTAAAATGATTTGTACAGGATATTAGATATTCCTTACATTATTCCATGTCATTGTTGTGGTTTACTAGAGATGTGAATACATCTTCAAAAATTTGAGTAatttttgcttcttttattGTCATCATTTTGGCTTCCTTTTAAATAGCATtcaagcttttttttttttgttaacatgGATGCGTAATTTTGGTTGTGTAGTTTCTATGGATTAACTTAGGTGAGGCCTATTTTATCCCCTTCATAATTTGGGAGTATTTGCCATTAATCAATGGATTAACTTAACTTGAATGCATTCTATGAGTGTGGTAAATATGCTACGTAATAAGGATGGAGTTTGTTCGGAAGGTTGAAGCTTGTATCATCAAATTCGAAGACTACTTCAATTATGTTAGGAAATGTGTATTTGTCATCCTTATTGTGAAGCAAATACAGGTGCGGATAGCTTTAGCTCATATAGGGTGTGATGTGGGTTTAAATGTGATGTTTAATGAGTTTTGGTGGACTTAAATTACTCATTTatatttgatgttttctctcccaacccccctcaattcttttctacccctgaatttccatttttgtcCTTGGGGTACTGcagtttatacgaaccgaaataatatgacatgctgataaatttcggtaaccacttaccgaaatctgggacatttcggttcgcaggtaccgaaacaattatttcggtaaactgctaccgaaaatggcctaattccagcgaccaacgtaccgaaatctatcACATTTctgttcgcaggtaccgaacaagctgacgttcgttttatgtgtaccgaaaacgctaatgttcggttcgcagttaccgaaatggtctaatatttggcttcggtgaatataaaccgaagttttttggcaaaaatgtttcaaaccgcaaggggcaaaattgaattttcgggggtataaaagaaatgaggggggtcgggagagaaaacatctttatATTTTGCTAATATAACCAAAATGAGTATTCCCAAATTAATGTTGTAATCTTTCTATAGGCGTAGGGACCTGGATTCAGTGAATTCAACAGTGGTGCAGTCATGCATTCAGCAAATTTAGACCGTACGATCTTGATCGAACGGTTTAAATGTCAGctcataattttatattaaaataaaataaaaaactgtttAAAATCTAAACCAtctgatcttgatcggacggttCACAGTcgctgactgcatgcagtcacgACTGCATTGAATCTAATTCCATAGGCGTAGGCCTTCAGTATATAGGTTCATTTGTTTTACCTTTTTTAAAAAGGATTTTTATAGTGTATTggttttttgttaaaataaaatttaacaaagaattattttataaaagtttcacAAGTGGtaccaacatagtgtgacacaagtggtagatacttgagtcccttaaccatttggtcctgagttcgatctcTGTAGTTGCGCACGGTTATcttaaaataccattttatgttgtgtaaaaaaaaatcattttaagtatttcatcatttttttaccCATTGTTTTGgatcataaaatttcaaaaaatctttaaaaatgAAGCTATTTTATATagcttttcataaaaattacttttgagagatatcttttttaaaaaatgtgatttttattaagttaaaatcTCTAACACGTGTATTTAAGttattaaatgtatttaaattattgaatttcaaaatcactctttaaatttataaaaaaaaaaaaagaattttaaataattttcactatttttaaTGAAGttatcataaaaatcatttttacaaatacaaagaaaatcacttttttaaaatataataaaccaAACAGGCCCTAGGATCAAAAGCCCAACCCATATAGAGGCCCATAATTCATTGGCGCTTTTCCCTTGCAGTCTGAGAAAAAACAGCTTTGATTCGAGTAGCACTCAACTCAACTACCGGAAAACGCCGCCGGAGTTCCTCATCGGCCGCCATACACTGCGATAAAGTCCGTCCAGGTACACTTCTTTTTCCGATTTTAACCTTCTCCTACTGAGCCCGATGGTGCAATCCCAGCGCGATTCGCAGCCGTTATAACCGCCCCTATAAAGAATATagaactgttttttttttttttttttttttgctcagATTCAATGATTCAATGTAGAAATATTGTGGTTAACTTAgatttttatttgatgtaatGTATGGTGGGTGATTTTGTTGCTTTTGATTTTGAGTTCATGAAATTCTTTAAATTTCAAATGACTTAGCTTTTGGTTTTAGGTTTGCTTTTGCATCTGCGAAAATGACGAAGTTCAGGAAGCTAAGTCGAGACACGGCTCATCGAATGTCCATGCTTAGGTTAACATGCTTTCAATTCAATCCTTGAATTCCTTTTTCTCCCCTACCATATGTGATAATGCTGAATTGTGGGTACTCAAATaccattttcttgttttttcctTGTTTAGAACCATGGTCTCGCAGTTAGTGAAGCATGAGCGTATCGAAACTACTATTAGCAAggtatgcatttttttttctgaagAAGAACGTGTCGGTTATGTGTTTTtgtgaatttcaaattttatatgattCTTGTAATGTTGGTTGTAGGCTAAGGAGATTAGACGGCTTGCGGATAGAATGGTAACACTTGGTAAAGAGGTTAGTGCTTGCACGTGTTTGTGGTTTATGATGGACTGAATTGATTTTCACAATTAGTTTAACTATTAGGCTTGGTGATTTTACATCGAGTAATTTATATTGTTCTACCAGTGGTGGAAATATATGATTATACTTTGTGTCTGCCGAGGTTTATATGTTCTACCAGttgttttcaataatttaatatgtttGAAGTTTATGAAACCCTGTCCTTGTTTTTGGCAACTATTAAAGCATTGTTATTGTTATGGTTGCAACTTGCACGGTTATCAACTAGTGTAGGATTCCCGTGCAACAGAGTTTATCAATGTACTCTTGTGATTTTTCGTTAGTTTTATATAGAATAGAATGAGTTCTATGTAATAATCCGCTTAGTTAGTCTTGAATGGGAATGGACCGGGGTTTTTTAATCTCTCTTCTGATGCATAATACTTAAGGAGTATATTAAGTGGTATCATATAAGGCTACTGTATTAGAGGAAGTTTTTCAATTATAAACATTTCCTATATGTCATGTTATGCTATGTCAGctgaacagaaaaaaaaaaaattgtcaagaaAAATATCCTATATCACTGATACTAAAGTAAGAGAAAAGAGTAAAAATTTCATTTGACACTTGATAGTCATAGCTCACAGTAGGTCTATATCTCTCTTATTCTTTAATCTAtgaacaaataatattttatcaaactGGTTTTAGTTCACAAGGTAAGGGAATTTCAACGTTTACAAAATCTTGGGATTCCTATTTACAAACTAATATGTTAAATTGCTGACTTCACTGCACAAAAGCAAACAAGGCTTGGGGTTCCTATTTACAAACTAATGAAACCAAAAGTGATAGCAGTAGTGTGTCAGTTCAGACTAGTGTTATTGATTGTGGATGGTGGAAAGCCAAAAATCCACCATTTTAAGCTTCCATAAAATGCCTTAGTGCCACCATCCTCCACAAATTGGCCATGGCGGTTGTAACAAAATCTGCCACTGTAATCTACCATGGCCAACACTGCTCCTGACACATCATTTATCAAATCATGTAGCCACAAAATTGAAAAGCGAAACATAACTCTTGGGCTGGACAAACAAGTTCAGCAGATGGTTAGATCTGTGGCGAGTTGGGTCCCCAACAGCTCTAATGCATGTCTTAGAAATGTAAATGTCTTAGAAATGTAAactatttagtttattttcaacCGCGCTGTTTCAAGACTGTCGAGAGTGATATCAATGTATTTCAGCCGTTGTATATATGTTTCCACTTAAGCATTGAAACCCCTCATGCATTGACTCTAATGACTAATACTCTACACAAACAACGAAGTCGGAGTCGAAACATATGTGTATATGAACTTGAAACTGAATTTGACTGACAAATAGATATTTTATATCTTTCTTAGTGCATATATAGCTGATTGTAGTTTTTTCATGTTATATTCTATATTATTTCCTTTCCctttatgataattttattgCATTAGATTAGATGTTTTTATTCTGTGTTAGCCActatttttagattttaaacTCATTTTCATTCTCCTTGTGATTAACGTTGAACTCCctttgtactctattttttatgCTTggttatttgattaattttagGCAGTAACTGTCATTTGTTTGCTGGCTCAAAATATAAAGGATGGTGTCACTTGCAAGCAATCAAATAACAATTACCTTAATGCAGAGAGTTCTAATAGTGAAATATTATGAATTCAATTGCTAAACTGAAGTACCTGGGCTTCTAGTTTGGGGCCAGTTATCTCTCAATCTTTTCTGCACCTACATCACAGTTCTTTTAAAATCTgtagtttttcttttcttttcaccTCATTTGTGTTTTCTTTCCCGTCCGTGCTTGTACATCTGGGTTTTTAAAACTGTGTTACTAAGTTGTTCTTCTGTGATGAATTGATTTCAGTGTTGTCATATACAGGCTATAGCAGCGCTACAGTGTAtcgaaatttgaacaaaccactaTTATTTTGTGATACGTGGCGCTATAGCATTGTAGTGTAGATGAATTTGATCAAAtcactattttttgtgattgaCAACACTGATTAATTTgcatgcaaaaaaaattatcatgtttATTGTTCTTGATATGGGCTATGATGTCTTATTATTTACCTTCCACATGCATGTTTGTTACAGTTTACATTTGTCTGACATGGTTTCCCTTTTCCACCATTAGTTGCCATGCTTTCTCTCCCATAAAATTGACAGGAAAAGTAACTATTTATCTAGCTTTACTACTTGTATTGACGtatagtttaaaaaataaactgttAGGGGTCCGTATGTGCTGCAAGGCGTGCTGCTGGTTTCGTGCGAGGAGACGATGTCCTTCACAAGCTGTTTACAGAACTGGCTTATCGATATAAGTAAGTATTAACTTGATGCAATTGCAATCGCCGATTTATGTTGGT
This portion of the Trifolium pratense cultivar HEN17-A07 linkage group LG3, ARS_RC_1.1, whole genome shotgun sequence genome encodes:
- the LOC123916295 gene encoding 50S ribosomal protein L17 gives rise to the protein MTKFRKLSRDTAHRMSMLRTMVSQLVKHERIETTISKAKEIRRLADRMVTLGKEGSVCAARRAAGFVRGDDVLHKLFTELAYRYKDRTGGYTRVLRTRIRVGDAAPMAYIELIDRENELRQSKPPNPQPPQRPPLDPWAKSRLSRQYASPKADKSDSDL